Within the Gloeobacter kilaueensis JS1 genome, the region ACACCCAGCCAGCGCCAGCAGCTCAGCGATAAAGTGAGCGCGCTTGAGAAAAATTCTGGCTTCAAGGTGCGGGTTCTCACCCAAAAGATGAATTCTCCTGGTCGGGCGGTGCGCTCCTACTGGGGACTGGATGACCGCTCGATTCTGGTCGTGCTCAACGTGCTTGAGAACAATCCGCTCGATTTTAATGTCGGCCTCGACGTGCGCCAGAAACTGCCCCGCGTCTTCTGGCAGGAACTGCAGGGCCGCTACGGTAATCAGTTCTATGTTCAGGACAATGGCCGCGCCAGAGCCCTGATGGAGGCGATCAACGCCATCGATGTCTCGATCCGTCAGGGGGGCCGCGCCTCGGTGCCAGGCATTCCCCGCGAGCACTGGCTGTTTACGTTTGTGCTCTCAATTTGTGGTGGTCTGGTGGCAGGTTTTGCCAGCCACGGTCGGGAGGGCGAATTTTTTAGCTGGAAGGGATTTTTGATCTCTTCGCCCATGTGGTTCATTCTCTTCATCGCCTTTGGTCTGGGACCGGTGCTCACCCGCACCTCGGATCTCGCCCTCATCGCCCAGAACTTCGGTGGCTTTTTTGCCGGTGGCCTGACGGGCTTCTTGATTCCGACGCCCAAGCGCGAACGGCGCGATCCAAATCTTTCCGAAAGCTGAGAGCGACTGCACATTCGCCCGTTGAGTGCTAGCCTTGACCCATCGCGACGTTCAAGGCGGCCTATGTGCATCTGCGTCAACTGCGCCTACGTGGATCGCTGTCAGACCTACCACACGGTCGAAACCGTTCACCAGCAGCCTCACCTGAGTGAAGAGCCCGACTTCGAGCCTGTGCATCCGCTCATCAACGTCAACCTCTACGACCACGGGCAGGGAATGGAGTGGGATGTCGTCGGCTGCGAGAGCTTCACCGAAGAGACCGGTCGCTGGGCAAGGCTCAGGCCCGGAGAGCTGATCCCGACATAGAGCACCGATGTTTACCTCCCCTGGACCGATTCTCGTGCAGATTGGCGGCTTCGCTGTGCGCTGGTACAGTCTGCTCATCCTCACCGGCATCGTCGCCGGTACCCTCGTCGCCCAGCGCCTCGCTCCAAAGCGCAGCGTCAACCCGGAAGTCTTCTCGGACTTGGTGGTCTGGCTGGTGGTTGGCGCGATTCCGATGGCGCGGCTGTACTACGTCATATTTGAATGGCACCGCTTTGCCGCCGAACCCTGGTGGAAGGTCTTCGCGATCTGGGAGGGTGGCATCGCCATCCACGGCGGCATCCTCGGGGGGTTACTCGCTGCCTGGCTGTTCTGCCGCCGCTACGGCTATTCGCTGCTCACACTGATGGATCTGGTCGCTCCCGGCCTGATTCTGGGCCAGGCGATTGGTCGCTGGGGCAACTTTTTTAACTCGGAGGCGTTCGGAGCACCCACCGACCTGCCCTGGAAGTTATTTATTCCTGAGCCGAACCGGCCACCGGGGCTGGGGGAGTTTGCCTTTTATCACCCGACATTTTTGTACGAATCGCTCTGGGATCTGGGCGTATTCGTGCTGCTGCTGTTTGTCTTTTATCGCGTTCGCCCTCTGGCCACCGGCAGCATCGCCTGCATCTACGCGATCGCCTACAGTCTGGGCCGCTTCTGGATCGAGGGGCTGCGCATGGACTCGCTGATGGTCGGTCCCCTGCGCACCGCCCAGCTGGTGAGCTTGCTGGGCATCGCAGCAGGCAGCATCGGCCTGTGGTGGCTCAATCGCCGCCGCGACGCCCAGGTGGGGGAAGTCAGCCAGAATTAGCCCGGCTCATCGGGGGCAAAACCGGGGATCGGCTGGCCAAAGGTGAGGACGTAGCCATTCGGGTCTTTGATCGTAAATTCGCGCATGCCGTAGAAGGTATCGTGGGGCGCTTTGAGCACCGAGACCTGGGGGTGAATCTTTTGATGGAGCGCCTCGATATCTTCGACTTCGAGGTAGAAGGTCAGCACACCACCGGGAGCGCGGTCTTTAAAGATAGACAGCTCATCGCCGAGGTTCGCGCGCTCCTGGAACATGATCTGAATATCACCCAGCTTGACCATGCCCCAATCGAAGGGAGCCTGCTCAGGGAGGACCATCACCCGCTGAAAACCCAGAACTGTCTCGTAAAAATCGAGGGCCGTGCTGACATTATCGACACCTAAATTGGGAGTGAGGCTCTTGAACATGGTGTACTCCTTGATAAGAAGTTACGCAGAAAGTTAAGGAACAGCGGGCAGGGCGACGGGCAGTTGCTTGGCCATGTCGATAAATTTGCGCCACTCCTCGACGCTGCCGACCCGTTCAAAGCGCGGACGCAGATCGCCTTTGGCGTCGGAGAGCAGGTAGCCCAGAGCCCGCCTCGCCTTGGAGAGATTTTCGACTTTCTCGAAGCACTCCTGCACGATGCCCTCGACGCCCGGACGGCGCAACAGATCCTCAAAGAGCCAGTGCAGCTGCTTGTCGCTGAGCTGGGCTGTCTCCTTGGCAATCGAGGGGGGTGGGGGATTGTCGCCGGACCCAGCGGCCTGGGAATGGCTCGCCTCGTAGGCGGCGAGCATCTGGGCACGCACGGCGGCAGGTTCGCTGAAGCGCCGCCGGTGGCTGTCGTAGTCGCCCCAGACTTTGGGCAGCGTATAAAGAAAGCGGCCCAGGCCGTACTTGACGGCGGCGCGCTTGAAGGCGTCGGAGTAGGCTGCCTTGGCATCTTCGCCGAGGCCGACGTCGCACTTGGTCACTTCGTGGCCGCCGGCCACGACGACGGTCAGGCGACACTCGACCACCCACTCGGAAGGGGTGGACTGCAGGACGTGGTAGGTGTCGGACCAGTTGTGGGGACCGCAGACATCGTCGAGGCGCTGGGCCACGTCGCGGGCCTCAAGGTAGGCAACGGCCATCGCCCGGCTCTGATCGGAGCTGAGCGCCTGGGCCTTGATCTGCACTTTGGCAATGACCGGTTCGACGAGCGAAAGACTGGCGATTTGGGATTCCATGGGACAGAGCTTGTGTTCATCTGTCCATATTATAGGGGCTCATGGACATTTGTGCAACTGTGAAGGCGATCAACTCCGCCGGGCGACGTGCCAGAATATGGGCATTCTGTTGAAAGAGAGTGTTATGCCTTTTGGTCTCGGTTTGCCGGAAGTGCTGGTGATCGCCGTGATCGCCCTGCTCATTTTTGGTCCCAAGAAACTGCCTGAGATGGGCAGCGCACTCGGCAAGGCGATTCGCGGCTTTAAAAGTGGCGTGAGCGATGAGCCTGCTAAGAGTGCTCCTGCCGAAGCGGAGTCGCCCCAGAGCCTGCCCTCCGGCAAGGACTCCTAAACCCTACTCGTAGATCCAGCCTGCGATCGTCGCCTGCCAGTCGAGCAGTTCTTCGGGCGTAAACCACAGGGCGATCTCGCGCTCGGCGGACTCGGGGCTGTCGGAGCCGTGGATGATGTTGCGGCCAATGTCGATGCCGTAGTCGCCCCGGATCGTGCCGAGGGGAGCGTTGAGCGGGTTGGTGGGGCCAATCATGGCGCGGGCGGTGGCGACGACCCCCTTGCCTTCGATCACCGCTGCTACGACCGGCGAGGAGGTAATAAATTCGACCAGACCCTTAAAAAAAGGCCGCTCCCGATGCTCGGCGTAGTGTTTTTCTGCCAGCTCCTCGCTGACTTTGATCAGTTTTAAGCCGACCAGTTTGAAGCCGCGACGCTCGAAGCGCTGTAAAATCTCGCCGCTCAGGCCGCGTTGCACACCGTCGGGCTTGATGGCAATGAATGTCCGTTCCACTTTGGCTCTCCAAATTGAAGGTAAACCAAGGGTCATTTTAGGCGTTCCCCTGTTGCCCCGCCGCCCCAAACCCGGCAGCAGACCGGCAAAGTTCGACAGAATGCTTGCCATAGATAAAAGAGAATGCCAAACTGTGGACAGGTGTTCATCGTACAAACATGATTACGCTTCGTCAAAAAGAATTCCTGCAGCAACTGATCGAAACCTACGGTTCGACGCCGCTGCCGCCGATTCGTACCCTCGCCACCGATCTCGATCAGCACCGCACCACGGTTTATCGCTGGCTGCAGCTGCTTGAGCAGATGGGCTATCTCAAGGCCCAGGGCAACCGCTACTACATCGATCCGGATCTGTTGGGCATCCCGCTACTTGAGAACCGCATCCCCGCCGGTTCGCCCGTGACGGTCGAAGAAGATCTGCTCAACAGCCGCATGTCCCTCGACGAATATCTCGTCGAAGAGCGCACCAGCACCTTTTTGTTGCGGGTCAAGGGCGATTCGATGATCGAGGCGGGCATCTTCGAGGGCGATATCGTCGTCGTCAATCAAAACAAGCGCGCCCAGGACGGCGATGTCGTCGTCGCCCGCATCGATGGCGAGATGACCCTCAAGACCCTGCGTCGCCGCAACGGCCAGAGCTGGCTTGAGCCGGCCAACAGCCGCTACGCTCCGATCCACCCGGCCAGCGGCCTCGAGGTCAGCGGCGTCGTCGTCGGCCTGGTGCGCAAGTACTGATCGTCCTCAGTGGGCTTGTTCGCTCGCCGGTGGCTCTCCTTCGAGGGCACCGAGCGGATGTTGCACCGGCAGACCGGCTGGCCTCGGAAAGACGCGCAATCCGGGGGCGGTCTTGTTGAGCACGATGCAGTGGCGCACAGCCCGGCTGACGGGCAGCTCAAACGCATCGATCTCGGCGATTTCCGCCCCCAGTGCCGCGCAGGCGCGGGCCAGTTCCACTTCTTCGCGCACCTCCCAGTTGCCACGATAGAGCACCGCCCCTCCCCCCACCTTTACAAAAGGCAGCCCATATTCGGCGCAGACATTCGCCGGGGCCACCGCCCTTAGAACGGCCAGATCGTAACTCTCGCGGTGATCGCGCCGGTGGGCAATCTCTTCGGCGCGGCCACAGAGAGCCTGGGCGTTGGTCACCCCGAGCGCCTGCAGGGTCGAGGCGATAAAGCCGACTTTTTTGCGCACCGAATCTAGGAGCAGCACGTACCAGTCCGGTCGAGCGATGGCGATGGGCAAACCCGGAAAGCCCGCCCCGCTGCCGATGTCGATTGCGCTCACGTCTTTTCGCTCAAAGAAGCTCACCGCGCCTCTAAGCGAGTCCCACAGGTGCTTCTCCCAGAATTCCTCGCGATCGGTAATCCGCGTCAGGTTCAGGCGGCTGTTACCTGCGATCACCAGCGCGTAGAGGCGCTCGAACTGGCGGGACTGCTCGCTGTCGGGTTGCCAGCCCAGTTCCTGCCAGAGCGATTGCTCGTATTCCATCGGGAAGCTTACTTTTTTTCTGGCGCGGTGGCGGTGACGACCTGGAAGCCGCGCTGGGCGTTTTGAGCAGTGCAACTGGCAGCCTTGACCGTATCGGCGGCGTAGCGGGCCTGATCGCCTGCAAAGCGCGGGGCGATCCGCACGTCGGACATGATCGAGTCAGCCTGACCACCGGTACCCGCCAGGCCCAGCACCCGGCCCAACAGCTGCATCGTGTTGAGTGTCAGTTCACCGTCGGTGTAGTCTTTGCCGGAACTGTCTTTGAGGCCCAGATCGATCGTGCCGGTACTCAGGGCATCGTTGACGGTGTAGCGCCCGGCAAATCGGGCCTTCTCGATGCGCGGCAGCCTCGGATCGCTGCTCGCCTGGACGATCAAGTCGGCCTGGGAGCGATCACTCACGAGATTAAATAGCGGCTTGTTGCCCACCGTATCGCGCAGCAAACCCGTAAAGTCATCGATGCCCTTTTTGACGGGAGCCTGCCTCTCAGCGGGCAGGTCGATGTAGGTGGCCACCGGGAAACACTTTGGAGTCGCCGGTGTCCTGGCTGCGATCTTGAGCCGAAAGCGCACATCGACGTAGAAGGGAGCGACGTTGGCCGGTACGCTCTCAAAGGGTTGGGAGCGGCGCACCGCGTCGAGGACTGCATCTTCGGCATCGGATTTGCTGGCACCGTCGAGAACCTTGACCTCGGGTTTGGTCGTCACCTTGCCGTCGCGATCGACCCGCACCGACACTTCCAGTCGGGTGTCGTTGTCGATGTCCGGAGGCTGCCAGTTCTCGAGGATCTTATCGCGCACTTTGAGCTGGTAGGCTCGCAGTTCAGCACTGGGAGCGGTTTTTGAATCTTGCTGCGCCAGCAGAGGAAGAGCAGCAGTGCCTGCTAGCGTCAGCATCAGCGCACAAAGAGGAATGAACCTGGCCATCAGAGATCTCCAAACGGACTCCTGCCTGGGTTGGCAGGACAATACAGGTGGCTATTCTGTGGAGCAAAAGCTGCTCTAGAGTACCACCGAATCAGGCGAACGCCACATCGTCGGGCGGGACATCCTGCCAGCGACCGGGACCGGCGGCTCGCAACGCCTCAGTGAGATCGACATCGCCGGTGTAGAGCGCCCGGCCAATAATGACCCCCTGCAGGCCGTGGGGCTCAA harbors:
- a CDS encoding TPM domain-containing protein, translating into MAKSGWWIGGLIALMVACPAAQAQVTLPQPPVPVVDLAEQLTPSQRQQLSDKVSALEKNSGFKVRVLTQKMNSPGRAVRSYWGLDDRSILVVLNVLENNPLDFNVGLDVRQKLPRVFWQELQGRYGNQFYVQDNGRARALMEAINAIDVSIRQGGRASVPGIPREHWLFTFVLSICGGLVAGFASHGREGEFFSWKGFLISSPMWFILFIAFGLGPVLTRTSDLALIAQNFGGFFAGGLTGFLIPTPKRERRDPNLSES
- a CDS encoding Ycf34 family protein, translating into MCICVNCAYVDRCQTYHTVETVHQQPHLSEEPDFEPVHPLINVNLYDHGQGMEWDVVGCESFTEETGRWARLRPGELIPT
- the lgt gene encoding prolipoprotein diacylglyceryl transferase; protein product: MFTSPGPILVQIGGFAVRWYSLLILTGIVAGTLVAQRLAPKRSVNPEVFSDLVVWLVVGAIPMARLYYVIFEWHRFAAEPWWKVFAIWEGGIAIHGGILGGLLAAWLFCRRYGYSLLTLMDLVAPGLILGQAIGRWGNFFNSEAFGAPTDLPWKLFIPEPNRPPGLGEFAFYHPTFLYESLWDLGVFVLLLFVFYRVRPLATGSIACIYAIAYSLGRFWIEGLRMDSLMVGPLRTAQLVSLLGIAAGSIGLWWLNRRRDAQVGEVSQN
- a CDS encoding bleomycin resistance protein; the encoded protein is MFKSLTPNLGVDNVSTALDFYETVLGFQRVMVLPEQAPFDWGMVKLGDIQIMFQERANLGDELSIFKDRAPGGVLTFYLEVEDIEALHQKIHPQVSVLKAPHDTFYGMREFTIKDPNGYVLTFGQPIPGFAPDEPG
- a CDS encoding Rad52/Rad22 family DNA repair protein, producing MESQIASLSLVEPVIAKVQIKAQALSSDQSRAMAVAYLEARDVAQRLDDVCGPHNWSDTYHVLQSTPSEWVVECRLTVVVAGGHEVTKCDVGLGEDAKAAYSDAFKRAAVKYGLGRFLYTLPKVWGDYDSHRRRFSEPAAVRAQMLAAYEASHSQAAGSGDNPPPPSIAKETAQLSDKQLHWLFEDLLRRPGVEGIVQECFEKVENLSKARRALGYLLSDAKGDLRPRFERVGSVEEWRKFIDMAKQLPVALPAVP
- the tatA gene encoding twin-arginine translocase TatA/TatE family subunit — its product is MPFGLGLPEVLVIAVIALLIFGPKKLPEMGSALGKAIRGFKSGVSDEPAKSAPAEAESPQSLPSGKDS
- the ndk gene encoding nucleoside-diphosphate kinase; protein product: MERTFIAIKPDGVQRGLSGEILQRFERRGFKLVGLKLIKVSEELAEKHYAEHRERPFFKGLVEFITSSPVVAAVIEGKGVVATARAMIGPTNPLNAPLGTIRGDYGIDIGRNIIHGSDSPESAEREIALWFTPEELLDWQATIAGWIYE
- the lexA gene encoding transcriptional repressor LexA, with protein sequence MITLRQKEFLQQLIETYGSTPLPPIRTLATDLDQHRTTVYRWLQLLEQMGYLKAQGNRYYIDPDLLGIPLLENRIPAGSPVTVEEDLLNSRMSLDEYLVEERTSTFLLRVKGDSMIEAGIFEGDIVVVNQNKRAQDGDVVVARIDGEMTLKTLRRRNGQSWLEPANSRYAPIHPASGLEVSGVVVGLVRKY
- the rsmG gene encoding 16S rRNA (guanine(527)-N(7))-methyltransferase RsmG; its protein translation is MEYEQSLWQELGWQPDSEQSRQFERLYALVIAGNSRLNLTRITDREEFWEKHLWDSLRGAVSFFERKDVSAIDIGSGAGFPGLPIAIARPDWYVLLLDSVRKKVGFIASTLQALGVTNAQALCGRAEEIAHRRDHRESYDLAVLRAVAPANVCAEYGLPFVKVGGGAVLYRGNWEVREEVELARACAALGAEIAEIDAFELPVSRAVRHCIVLNKTAPGLRVFPRPAGLPVQHPLGALEGEPPASEQAH
- a CDS encoding energy transducer TonB: MARFIPLCALMLTLAGTAALPLLAQQDSKTAPSAELRAYQLKVRDKILENWQPPDIDNDTRLEVSVRVDRDGKVTTKPEVKVLDGASKSDAEDAVLDAVRRSQPFESVPANVAPFYVDVRFRLKIAARTPATPKCFPVATYIDLPAERQAPVKKGIDDFTGLLRDTVGNKPLFNLVSDRSQADLIVQASSDPRLPRIEKARFAGRYTVNDALSTGTIDLGLKDSSGKDYTDGELTLNTMQLLGRVLGLAGTGGQADSIMSDVRIAPRFAGDQARYAADTVKAASCTAQNAQRGFQVVTATAPEKK